The Quercus robur chromosome 7, dhQueRobu3.1, whole genome shotgun sequence genome has a segment encoding these proteins:
- the LOC126691237 gene encoding cyclin-dependent protein kinase inhibitor SMR9-like, with protein sequence MAPVPSASRTRYKRKEEPRMELHCGCNASNSNESWNINNGRDYNNGEDISVTVCSTPKAQRFRIPEMLSCPPAPKKRRVTSSFVSDSNIRSPIPFFAPPEIELFFFLAFQNIPL encoded by the coding sequence ATGGCACCAGTACCATCTGCTTCAAGAACTCGCTACAAACGCAAAGAGGAACCACGAATGGAATTGCATTGTGGTTGCAATGCTTCAAACTCCAATGAGTCATGGAATATTAATAATGGCCGGGATTATAACAATGGTGAAGACATTTCGGTGACTGTTTGTTCCACTCCAAAGGCTCAAAGATTCAGAATACCTGAGATGTTATCATGTCCACCTGCTCCAAAGAAGAGAAGGGTAACTTCAAGCTTCGTATCAGATAGTAATATTAGATCTCCTATACCCTTTTTTGCTCCTCCGGAGATAgagcttttcttcttcttggcaTTTCAGAACATCCCCTTGTGA